Below is a window of Prionailurus viverrinus isolate Anna chromosome A1, UM_Priviv_1.0, whole genome shotgun sequence DNA.
CTAATACAATGAGTAATGTCACCATTACTGCCGTGGGTAGTTTTAATCCTAGTGTGACAAGCAGCATACTTGGTAATGCTAATATAAATGCAAGCAATATTCCTAGTGCTGCTACTGTGAGTGTTGGGCCTGGAGTTAGCAGCAGTGTTAATGTGAATATCTTGAGTGGCATGGGCAATGGTACTATATCTTCCTCCGCTGTTGTTAACAGTGCCCCCAGTGCAGCTGCAGGGATGACTGCGGGGTCCCTTTCGGGTCAGCAGCAGCCACCAACAGTTAACACGTCAAGGTTCAGAGTTGTGAAGTTAGATTCTAGTTCTGAGCCCTTTAAAAAAGGCAGATGGACTTGCACTGAgttctatgaaaaagaaaatgctgtacCTGCTGCAGAAGGTGTGGCGATAAATAAAGTGGTGGAAACTGTAAAACAGAACCCGACAGAAGTGACTTCGGAGAGGGAGAGCACTAGTGGGAGTTCAGTGAGCAGTAGTGTCAGCACACTGAGTCACTACACGGAGAGTGTGGGAAGCGGAGAGATGGGAGCCCCTACTGTGGTggtgcagcagcagcagcatcaacCAGCTCTTCAAGGTATGGCTCTTCCCCAGATGGATTTCAGTAGCACTGGTCCCCAGAGTATTTCAGCAGTTAGCATTCCACAGAGTATTTCTCAGTCACAGATCACGCAAGTACAATTACAGTCTCAAGAACTGAGCTATCCTCAAAAGCAAGGTCTTCAGCCAGTACCTCTACAGGCCACTATCAGCGCTGCAACTGGTATCCAGCCGTCACCTGTTAGTGTGGTTGGTGTAACTTCAGCTTTAGGTCAGCAGCCTTCCATTTCCAGTCTGGCTCAACCCCAACTACCGTATTCTCAGACGGTTCCTCCAGTGCAAGCTCCCCTTCCAGGAGCACCACCCCAACAGTTACAGTATGGACAACAGCAGCCGACTGTCTCTACCCAGATGGTCCCAGGCCATGGTAAATCTGTGGCTCAGAATCCTTCAGAGTAtgtgcagcagcagcagccgatTCTTCAAACAGCAGTGTCCTCCGGACAGCCCAGTTCTGCAGGAGTGGGAGCAGGAGCGACAGTGATTCCTACGGCTCAGCCACAGAGTATCCAGCTGCCAGTGCAGCCCGCGGCAATCCAAGCACAACCTGCAGGGGCATCTGGCCAGCCTGTTGGCCAGGCTCAAACAGCAGTATCTGTTGTACCTACTGGCAGTCAAATTGCAAATATCGGTCAACAAGCAAACATACCTACTGCAGTGCAGCAGCCCTCTACCCAAGTCACACCTTCGGTTATTCAGCAAGGTGCTCCTCCATCTTCACAAATAGTTCCACCTGCTCAAACTGCGATTATTCATCAGGGAGTTCAAACTAGTGCGTCAAGCCTTCCTCAACAATTGGTCATTGCACCCCAGAGTACCTTGTTAACTGTGCCTCCCCAGCCACAAGGAGTAGAATCGGTAGCTCAAGTTGTTTCACAGCCGTTGCCTGCAGTTAGTCCTTTGCCCTCTGCTAGTAGTATTTCTGTTACAAGTCAGGTTAGTTCAACTGGTCCTTCTGGAATGCCTTCTGCCCCAACAAACTTGGTTCCACCACAGAATATAGCACAAACCCCTGCCACTCAAAATGGTAATTTGGTTCAAAGTGTTAGTCAACCTCCCTTGATAGCCAGTAACATAAATCTGCCTTTGGCACAACAGATACCACTAAGTTCTACTCAGTTCACTGCACAATCATTAGCTCAGGCAATTGGAAGCCAAATTGAAGATGCCAGGCGCCCAGCGGAACCCTCCTTAGTTGGCTTACCTCAGACTATCAGTGGTGACAGTGGGGGAATGTCAGCAGTTTCAGATGGGAGTAGCAGCAGCCTAGCAGCCCCTGCTTCTCTTTTCCCGTTGAAGGTGCTACCGCTGACGACACCCCTGGTGGATGGCGAGGATGAGAGGTAAGATCATGCCATGTTTCTGCGGACATTCAACAAATTCAGAGTTAATTTATTTAGTAGCTGTATAGATGCACAAGATTTGTCGAAAGCattacatatttttccatttttgtatgtGAAAATGCATTTTTGTGGTAAGTTTCCTAGAGCAAGAGTGTTATGGAATGGTTTCAGAGTGGATAGCAAATGGGTGTAAGTAATATGTAAACTACTTGACAGTAGCTATGGAATATTAAGTATAGGTTTAGGGGCACCAAAtggcttttgttatttataaaatgctttttgaaaagatTACTAACAAAATTTTTGCTAAGCCATATAATATTTAATCTATTCACTTGAATTACTAAATCCTTATGAGCATCTCTTGAGTGGGGGTTGTGGTTCCCACGGTTGTTTCTCCTTTGCTAG
It encodes the following:
- the TSC22D1 gene encoding TSC22 domain family protein 1 isoform X1, giving the protein MHQPPESTAAAAAAAADISARKMAHPAMFPRRGSGSGSASALNAAGTGVGSSATSSEDFPPPSLLQPPPPAASSTSGPQPPPPQSLNLLSQAQLQAQPLAPGGTQMKKKSGFQITSVTPAQISASISSNNSIAEDTESYDDLDESHTEDLSSSEILDVSLSRATDLGEPERSSSEETLNNFQEAETPGAVSPNQPHLPQPHLPHLPQQNVVINGNAHPHHLHHHHHIHHGHHLHHGHHHPSHAGVASTSIPGGPPSSPVSRKLSAAGSSDSVLAAAPTSAVSSGGSPASVMTNIRAPSTTGSIGISSVTGTNTMSNVTITAVGSFNPSVTSSILGNANINASNIPSAATVSVGPGVSSSVNVNILSGMGNGTISSSAVVNSAPSAAAGMTAGSLSGQQQPPTVNTSRFRVVKLDSSSEPFKKGRWTCTEFYEKENAVPAAEGVAINKVVETVKQNPTEVTSERESTSGSSVSSSVSTLSHYTESVGSGEMGAPTVVVQQQQHQPALQGMALPQMDFSSTGPQSISAVSIPQSISQSQITQVQLQSQELSYPQKQGLQPVPLQATISAATGIQPSPVSVVGVTSALGQQPSISSLAQPQLPYSQTVPPVQAPLPGAPPQQLQYGQQQPTVSTQMVPGHGKSVAQNPSEYVQQQQPILQTAVSSGQPSSAGVGAGATVIPTAQPQSIQLPVQPAAIQAQPAGASGQPVGQAQTAVSVVPTGSQIANIGQQANIPTAVQQPSTQVTPSVIQQGAPPSSQIVPPAQTAIIHQGVQTSASSLPQQLVIAPQSTLLTVPPQPQGVESVAQVVSQPLPAVSPLPSASSISVTSQVSSTGPSGMPSAPTNLVPPQNIAQTPATQNGNLVQSVSQPPLIASNINLPLAQQIPLSSTQFTAQSLAQAIGSQIEDARRPAEPSLVGLPQTISGDSGGMSAVSDGSSSSLAAPASLFPLKVLPLTTPLVDGEDESSSGASVVAIDNKIEQAMDLVKSHLMYAVREEVEVLKEQIKELIEKNSQLEQENNLLKTLASPEQLAQFQAQLQTGSPPATTQPQGTTQPPAQPASQGSGPTA